GTCTATTACTATTTTTTGAGAACTAGCTTCTAAGAGTCTTCTTATCATAGCAAGGCTATCTTCATGCGTTTTAAGATCGAGCAAAACCACCACAAACTCATCTCCACCCAAGCGAGCTATAGTATCGCCCTCGCGGAGAGATTTTTTCATGTTTTTTGCTAAAAGTTCTAAAAACTTATCTCCATAGTTATGTCCATAAGTGTCATTGATGGCTTTAAACCCATCAAGATCAAGATAAACAATTGCAAATGAAAACTTATGCCTATTTGATTGTTTTAGCGCTTGGTTGATGCGGTCTGAGAGTAAAACACGGTTTGGAAGTCCGGTTAATGCATCATAGTGTGCAATATGCTCTAAATGTTTTTCATGATGCTGTCTCTCTGTTATATCTCGTGAGATTCCTAGTACCCCCATCAAACTTCCATCGCTATGGTGCACTGGGGTCTTTGTAGCTTGAACTATTTCTGAGTGCCCATCACTTGCAAATGTTATTGTCTCTTCATTTATACAAGTTTTGTTTGTTTGCATCACTTTCTTGTCGTTCATTCTAAATAAATCAGCAAGTTCTTTATCTACAAAGTCATAATCACTCTTACCAATTATATCTCTCTCTTTTGCACCAAAAAAATCTTCAAAACGCTTGTTACAAACTAAGTAGATGCCATCTTTATCTTTTAACCAAACTAGGTCTGGGATATTTTGTATAAGTGTTTTAAGTAGTGCTCTTTCTCCAGAACGCTCTTTTTGTATCTGTTTTCTATCATTAACATTTACAAGTGTTTTGCCAAATAGGTCGAGAATATCTATCTCATCTTGAGTAAATTCATGTTTAGTTTTTACAGTATCAAACCCTACAAAACCTCTACACTCATCTTTTTTCATTAGTGGAATAGTTACTAAACTTTTTATATCTTGAGATATCAACATATCTCTAAACTCACTTTTTGGCATATGTAAAGTATCTTGAACTAGTTTTATCTTTCCTTGTAGGTGCGCTTGTGTAAGCTCAGGCACTTTCTCGTTAGGAATATTTTGAAGTCTTTTTATTTGAGATAAAATCTCATCCCCGCACCACTCATAAGTGTTTGATGAAGCCCCTTTTTGCGTGTCATACTCAAAAATATAAGCCCTATCAGCCCCTACAAAAGTAGCCATACTCTCAAGTGATTTTTGTATAGCAGCATCTACTTTTTCTATTGGAAGATTTATAAATTGAGTTGAGATGTTTAGAAGAAGTTGTCTATACTCTTCTTGATATGCCATTTTTTTCTCATAAGCTTGATGTGATTTTAACTCACGCATCAAACTTAGTGTATTTAAAGATAGACTACCATATATGGAGAGGATTATATCTAGCAAAACACCTCTTGAGTCACTCATTTTATCTTGTGCATAAGTTTTTGCATCTTTGATGGTGAGCCCATCTTGCAGATTAAAAACGATATAAGCCATATAACGATCTCTATCTAGGATGTGAGATGCTAACCATCTTGTTAAAAACACAAGCGCTTCGTCTGCTAACTCGCTAAGAGGTTTTGCATTTTGCTCACGTTTAAGACGCTCTACAGTATCTACAAAACTTTGATGTGCTTCTTTATGCTCTTTGTTTAAGAGATCATTTGGTAGGTATTTATCCCAAATAGCCTCTTCTGTTTTAAAGTGATAACGCGCGTACTCTTTAAGTTCATCAAAGATAGTATGTAGACTTTTTTTATCTGATTTATATGCTACATTTGCTGCTAAATTATTTAGTATTTCAACTAATTTTTTATGTTGAATATCTACCGTATCAAAACCAGTTTTAAAATGATCATCCCACGGAAAAATATCAATCGGTTTCATAGCATCCACTTCTTTAAAATTATTATTGAGTATCTTAACAAATCTATCTAAAAATAGCTCTTAGCTTATACGTTTTTATTATAATTCTAGCAAAACTGTATCCCTTGCAGTTTGCTCAAACTTCTTACAACCACTCTCAAAAGCGGCACCTTCACCTATGATGATACACTTATGTTTTGCTCTTGTGATGGCTGTATATATAAGCTTTGTATTGTGCATGATAAAGTGCGAAAATGTCATGGGTATAACAACTATATCATACTCCATACCTTGAACTTTGTGAATGGTTAGTGCATATGAGAGCATTAAGTATGCTTTTACCTCCTCATACTCATAAACTACAACTATATCCTCATTTGGATAAAATACAAACAACTGTTCATCAGCCTCTTCTATCTTAAAAAGTAGTCCACTCATGCCGTTAAAGATACGTCTTTGATTTGAGTCTTCGCCCGCTTTAAAGCCATCCCCACTCCATGAAGTCATGTTTTCATTTTTTGTGTGAACTACCTTATCCATCAGACGAAACTCAACTCCACCCTTTTTAAAACACTTCTTAGGATTTGGATTAAAGTACTCTTGTAAAACCTTGTTAAGATTGTTAGCTCCTAGTGTCCCACCTTTCATGGGAGTGATGACTTGAAAGTAGTTGAGATACTCTTTTATCTGTTTGTTGTTTAGTCTATATCTTGCTTTTTGCAAGGATTCTACAACCTTATGAATTATCTCTGTTATAACTGCTTGTAAGTTAGATTCTCTTAGCTCTTGAAGCTTAGATTGAGAGAGTTGGCTTCTTAGAGCATAGTAATTTTGAATGCTAACTTCTAAAAACTCAAAATCCTCATATTTTTCTCTATAAGCCGGAACTATTCCCCTTCTAATGTCATTTGCGATAAGCCTGATGGCTTGGTCTTCACTCTGTCTATAAATCTTTGTAAGCTTAACTATGGGAGCTAACTCTAACGTTAAGACATCACTTAAAACGTTTCCTGCACCTATGGGAGGGAGTTGTGCATCGTCCCCAACAACTACAACTATTGCATCTTTGCGAACTTTGTGCATAAGCCTTGCAAAGAGTGAAGAATTTATCATTGAGGCTTCATCTATAAGTATAACTCCAAAAGGGAACTTATCCGCACTCTCATACTTAACTAAGAGTGACTGTATAGTAGCACTCTCAAAACCTGTTGTATCTGCAATCCTTTGAGAGGCTATGCCACTTAAGGCACAAGCCATTATCTCTTTAGTCTCATATCTTGTGTTTAAAAGTTCTAAAATTGTCTTTGAAGTCGTACTCTTTCCTGTTCCTGCATATCCTACTAAAAAGAGTATAGCTGCACCCTCATTTATCTTCATAACGGCTTCTCTTTGTTGCTCTGCTAGTCTTAACTCTTTTGATTCTAAAAACTCATCTAAGTTTTTTACAAAGCCCCCGCTATCATTTTTAGCTCTTGTGGTTATCGTCTCATATAGAAATTTTTCAGCATCATAAAGTCTTGATGGAGAGACTCTATTGTTCTTCATAATCACAATGCTACTCTCTGCCACCCTCTCAACCAGAGCCGCTTCATAGAGATGATTTTTATCATTAAAGCCTAAAAGTTCATCAAGACCACTAAAGAGTGTATCTTTTGAGATGCAACTATTTCCTTGTTGCTCACAGTAGTTTAGAAGTGTGAAATCCATAGCTGAGCTTATACGGTTCTCATCTTGAGCTTTTACACCCATCTTTAAAGCTAACTCATCAGCTCTTTTAAAGCCTATGGAGTTTATAGAAGTCAAGATATAAGGATTCTCTTTTATCTTAGTGCAAGGCTCATCAATCTCTCTCATGGCAGTAGCGATTGTAGTTAAAAGTGCTTGAGATACATCAAAAGGGCTTAGAAATTCTCCAAGTTTACGCATAGAGCGAAACTTTTTCCATGAGGTCTGAATCTTTTTAAGTCGTTTCTCTTTAATGCCTTTAAACTCTAAGAGTCTCTCAATATCACTGTCTAAAATCTCTACAAGTCCATCACTACCAAAGTGCTCTATTAATTCGGCTGAGAGTTTTTTTGTAAAGCCTTTTACTATTTTATTTAAAAAGAAAAAGAGATGATTTTGGTTAACCTTGATGGAGTCAAACTTAAAGGTCTTACCATACTTTTTATGTTCACTCCACTCACCACTAAGCGTGATTGCTGAGTCTTTTATATGAGAGACTTCGCTCTCTAAGTAGGTCCCGCTAATCTTCTCTTTACTCTTAAGTGTTGCTATAAAAAATCCATCATCTTCAAAAAGTATACGGTCAATCTGCCCGATAATGGTCTCTCTCAACTAAAGCGTCTCCAAAGCTTTGTTAACACAAGCTTTTAGAGAGGTTTTATCTGCTATGATGGGGTTTATATGCTTAGGGAAATATTTTGCAGTGGTGCGTCCAATAGATATGGCTCTATAAGAGTCGTCCCATGAAAAGGCTTTAAAAAAGTATTTTATAGTGGATGGTGAAGAAAAAATTATTTTAGAATTTTTCGGTAGTGTCTTTTTCTCTTTTGGTTCTTTAAAATGGTTTTCATAAACAACAACATCATCACACTTTATACCATTCTCTTTTAGTATATCCAACATATTTGAGACAACCTCTTTTGCTCTAAGATATAGGACTCTCTTACCTTTTAATTCGTCTAGTAACTCATAAGCAAACTCATCACCATGTCTTGTTTTTCCTGCAAATTTAAGATGCCCGCCAACATCCTTAACAAGCTTTGCTGTTTGCTCTGAGATGGCATATGATGGAATTTTTCTCCACTCTTTATTCATACTATCTATGGCTAAAACGCCATTTTTTGAGCTAAATATAAGTGCATCATAATTATAAAAATTTATCTTTTGTTTTATATACTTTATCTCAAAAAGTGGAATATTTTTGGCAAACTTTATCTTCACATCATTTAGTAGGTAGATATTTTGTTTTTTATGTTCTATGTATTTTAAAAGTTTTTCAAACTTATCTTTTAGAGAAAATTTCTGTTTTGTAAACTCTATGGATTTGTCTTTTAATACTTTAAATTTTATATTTTGCTTAGATAGATGGTAAGTTATTTTAAAAAATTCTAGTTCTATAAACCTATTTGAGTAGTCTGTATCATAAAAAAGCGTCTTTGTTTTTCTATCATATTCGTAATATATCAAGTCTAGCGGGCTAATTATTTTCTCTATCTTCAAAACTTACTCCTAAATAAAATGTTATATTATAACACTTTTAAAGGTAATCAACCAAAAACTAAATGTTTTTCACCCTACTTGATACCTTCATATAAAACTAACTCTTCACTCTTTGTATTCTCTCATCTTCTTGAGCTTTATATAGCTCAGCACAGGCTTTTGAGAGTTCTCTTATCTTTAGTATATAGTTTTGTCTCTCAGTTTGTGAGATGGCTTTTCTTGCATCTAGGATGTTAAAAGTGTTAGATGCCATCATACACAGATCATATGCAGGAAGAGGAAGCCCAGCTTCTATAGCTCTTTGGCACTCCTTACTCTTAGCAGTAAAGTCAGCAAAGAGCATCTCTGTATCTGCTACTTCAAAGTTGTATTTTGAAAACTCTATCTCGCTCTCTTTATGAACATCTCTATAGTATGTTTTTCCGTGCTCATTTTCACCCCAAACGATATCAAAAACATTATCAACACCTTGAAGATACATCGCAAGTCTTTCTGTTCCATAAGTAAGTTCAACTGCAACAGGTTTGCACTCTATACCGCCAACTTGCTGAAAGTAAGTAAACTGTGTCACTTCCATGCCATTTAGCCAAACTTCCCAACCAAGTCCCCAAGCACCAAGCGTTGGAGACTCCCAATTATCTTCTACAAAACGGATATCATGATTTTTTACATCAAGACCTAAGTACTCTAATGATTTTAAATAGAGTTCTTGAATATTGTCAGGTGATGGTTTAATGAGTGCTTGAAATTGATAGTATGAACCTAATCTGTTTGGATTTTCGCCATATCTTCCATCAGTTGGACGACGAGATGGTGCTACATAAGCAACAGACCAAGGTTGTGAATCTAGTGAGCGTAAAAAAGTGGCTGGATGAAAGGTTCCTGCACCCGCTGGGATGTCATAAGGTTGGACAATATTGCATCCTTGTTTCATCCAAAATTCTTGAAGTTTTAGTAGCATGGAGCTAAAAGTTATCATATCTATTTACCTTAATTTTATTTTATTTCTCTCGTTGCACACTCTGAGAACTTAAAAACGAGAAGAGTTTGTCACGCCTTCCGAGAGAGTGTACCAGAGACTCTTATTTCATAAATTTTCGCAATTATATCATTTTACAGATTATATCGCCCACACTTTTACCCAAAGAAGATGCTACAACCTCGCACTTTACTTTGAGTAAAAAGCAGAGATTTTTTCTGTGAGTATCATTTAGGCACTCATAATTTCCCATGCCTTTAGTTATTACCAAATCAGCACTGTCAAAAAGCTCTTTTGAGTGGGCATTTGCACGATTATATGAAAATCCGGGAGTGTTAACTCCGCTATCTACTAAAGAGCAAAGCTCGTCAAACCCAGCCTCTTTTGCCTCTTTTATAGTTACATCATTTATGATGGGATTTCCTCTAACCATATATGAGTAGTGTGCATCTGGATATAACTCTTTTAATGTTCTTACAAACATATAATCAAAAATATGCTCACCAACATTGTCGCCAATAATTAAAACACTCTTTG
This sequence is a window from Sulfurimonas hongkongensis. Protein-coding genes within it:
- a CDS encoding bacteriohemerythrin — its product is MKPIDIFPWDDHFKTGFDTVDIQHKKLVEILNNLAANVAYKSDKKSLHTIFDELKEYARYHFKTEEAIWDKYLPNDLLNKEHKEAHQSFVDTVERLKREQNAKPLSELADEALVFLTRWLASHILDRDRYMAYIVFNLQDGLTIKDAKTYAQDKMSDSRGVLLDIILSIYGSLSLNTLSLMRELKSHQAYEKKMAYQEEYRQLLLNISTQFINLPIEKVDAAIQKSLESMATFVGADRAYIFEYDTQKGASSNTYEWCGDEILSQIKRLQNIPNEKVPELTQAHLQGKIKLVQDTLHMPKSEFRDMLISQDIKSLVTIPLMKKDECRGFVGFDTVKTKHEFTQDEIDILDLFGKTLVNVNDRKQIQKERSGERALLKTLIQNIPDLVWLKDKDGIYLVCNKRFEDFFGAKERDIIGKSDYDFVDKELADLFRMNDKKVMQTNKTCINEETITFASDGHSEIVQATKTPVHHSDGSLMGVLGISRDITERQHHEKHLEHIAHYDALTGLPNRVLLSDRINQALKQSNRHKFSFAIVYLDLDGFKAINDTYGHNYGDKFLELLAKNMKKSLREGDTIARLGGDEFVVVLLDLKTHEDSLAMIRRLLEASSQKIVIDNLNMQVTASLGVTFFDAGDEIDADQLLRQADQAMYQAKILGKNRYHIFDALKDEKIRTHHESLDEMQKALDNEEFVLYYQPKVNMQSGEVVGTEALIRWNHPKHGILSPATFLPIVDGHILSVRIGEWVLESAMEQMSEWKSKGVNVPTSVNVDAMQLQQSDFVEQLENLLKKYPTVKPNELVLEVLETSALEDIVHISQVMQDCLDIGITFSLDDFGTGYSSLTYLKRLPARELKIDKSFVCGMLEDSDDLAILDGILSLSNAFRRDVIAEGVESVEHGEMLLKLGCKIAQGYIIAHPMPPQEIEEWINHYDSNEKWKNTSSISREDLPLLYALVEHRAWLSSVLAYIKGLSSTIPRLDYHECRFGEWVYDIGMKHYRDSSSFKEVEKYHKDLHKRTDTLIKQYNKGTLKDLEAAIAEIKSLSHNLTHSFKSFEATRGNSALLDL
- the glyQ gene encoding glycine--tRNA ligase subunit alpha, giving the protein MITFSSMLLKLQEFWMKQGCNIVQPYDIPAGAGTFHPATFLRSLDSQPWSVAYVAPSRRPTDGRYGENPNRLGSYYQFQALIKPSPDNIQELYLKSLEYLGLDVKNHDIRFVEDNWESPTLGAWGLGWEVWLNGMEVTQFTYFQQVGGIECKPVAVELTYGTERLAMYLQGVDNVFDIVWGENEHGKTYYRDVHKESEIEFSKYNFEVADTEMLFADFTAKSKECQRAIEAGLPLPAYDLCMMASNTFNILDARKAISQTERQNYILKIRELSKACAELYKAQEDERIQRVKS
- a CDS encoding AAA family ATPase → MRETIIGQIDRILFEDDGFFIATLKSKEKISGTYLESEVSHIKDSAITLSGEWSEHKKYGKTFKFDSIKVNQNHLFFFLNKIVKGFTKKLSAELIEHFGSDGLVEILDSDIERLLEFKGIKEKRLKKIQTSWKKFRSMRKLGEFLSPFDVSQALLTTIATAMREIDEPCTKIKENPYILTSINSIGFKRADELALKMGVKAQDENRISSAMDFTLLNYCEQQGNSCISKDTLFSGLDELLGFNDKNHLYEAALVERVAESSIVIMKNNRVSPSRLYDAEKFLYETITTRAKNDSGGFVKNLDEFLESKELRLAEQQREAVMKINEGAAILFLVGYAGTGKSTTSKTILELLNTRYETKEIMACALSGIASQRIADTTGFESATIQSLLVKYESADKFPFGVILIDEASMINSSLFARLMHKVRKDAIVVVVGDDAQLPPIGAGNVLSDVLTLELAPIVKLTKIYRQSEDQAIRLIANDIRRGIVPAYREKYEDFEFLEVSIQNYYALRSQLSQSKLQELRESNLQAVITEIIHKVVESLQKARYRLNNKQIKEYLNYFQVITPMKGGTLGANNLNKVLQEYFNPNPKKCFKKGGVEFRLMDKVVHTKNENMTSWSGDGFKAGEDSNQRRIFNGMSGLLFKIEEADEQLFVFYPNEDIVVVYEYEEVKAYLMLSYALTIHKVQGMEYDIVVIPMTFSHFIMHNTKLIYTAITRAKHKCIIIGEGAAFESGCKKFEQTARDTVLLEL
- a CDS encoding uroporphyrinogen-III synthase, which encodes MKIEKIISPLDLIYYEYDRKTKTLFYDTDYSNRFIELEFFKITYHLSKQNIKFKVLKDKSIEFTKQKFSLKDKFEKLLKYIEHKKQNIYLLNDVKIKFAKNIPLFEIKYIKQKINFYNYDALIFSSKNGVLAIDSMNKEWRKIPSYAISEQTAKLVKDVGGHLKFAGKTRHGDEFAYELLDELKGKRVLYLRAKEVVSNMLDILKENGIKCDDVVVYENHFKEPKEKKTLPKNSKIIFSSPSTIKYFFKAFSWDDSYRAISIGRTTAKYFPKHINPIIADKTSLKACVNKALETL